In Carassius carassius chromosome 5, fCarCar2.1, whole genome shotgun sequence, one genomic interval encodes:
- the LOC132140344 gene encoding cyclin-dependent kinase 7: MALDVQSRAKRYEKLDFLGEGQFATVYKARDKTTNTIVAIKKIKVGHRTEAKDGINRTALREIKLLQELSHPNIIGLLDAFGHKSNISLVFDFMETDLEVIIKDTSLVLTPANIKAYILMTLQGLEYMHNHWILHRDLKPNNLLLDENGVLKLADFGLAKAFGSPNRVYTHQVVTRWYRAPELLFGARMYGVGVDMWAVGCILAELLLRVPFLAGDSDLDQLTKIFEALGTPTEETWPGMSNLPDYVSFKLFPGTPLEHIFSAAGDDLLELLKGLFTFNPCTRTTASQALKMRYFSIRPGPTPGPQLPRPNSSTEALKEKENLLIGIKRKRDSIEQGTLKKKLVF; this comes from the exons ATGGCATTAGATGTGCAGTCCAGAGCGAAGCGCTATGAAAAGCTGGACTTTCTTGGTGAAGGACAG TTTGCAACTGTGTACAAGGCAAGAGACAAAACCACAAACACTATTGTTGCTATTAAAAAG ATAAAAGTGGGGCACAGGACAGAAGCCAAAGATG GCATCAACAGAACAGCCCTTCGAGAGATTAAGTTGTTGCAAGAGCTCAGTCATCCAAACATTATTGGT CTCTTGGATGCTTTTGGACACAAATCCAACATCAGTCTTGTCTTTGACTTTATGGAGACAGATCTCGAG GTGATTATAAAGGACACCAGTCTTGTATTAACTCCAGCCAATATAAAGGCATACATCCTAATGACGTTACAGGGTCTGGAATATATGCACAATCACTGGATCCTGCACAGG gATCTGAAACCTAATAATTTGCTACTGGATGAAAATGGAGTCCTGAAGCTGGCTGATTTTGGCTTGGCCAAAGCGTTTGGAAGCCCGAACCGAGTGTATACACATCAAGTTGTTACAAG ATGGTATCGTGCCCCAGAGCTGCTCTTCGGTGCCAGGATGTACGGTGTGGGTGTGGACATGTGGGCAGTTGGCTGCATTCTTGCTGAGCTTTTACTCCGA GTGCCATTTTTAGCTGGTGATTCAGACTTGGACCAGCTGACAAAGATATTTGAAGCTTTGGGAACTCCAACAGAGGAGACATGGCCT GGGATGTCCAATCTTCCGGACTATGTGTCATTTAAACTATTTCCTGGCACGCCGTTGGAGCACATCTTCAGCGCAGCTGGAGATGACCTCCTGGAGCTTCTGAAGGGATTATTTACCTTTAACCCCTGCACACGCACTACAGCTTCACAG GCTTTGAAGATGAGATATTTCAGCATTAGACCAGGACCCACCCCAGGACCTCAGCTTCCCAGACCAAACTCCTCAACAGAAGCCCTGAAGGAGAAAGAAAACCTGTTGATTGGAATCAAGAGAAAACGTGACAGTATTGAACAGG GTACCCTTAAAAAGAAACTAGTTTTCTGA
- the serinc5 gene encoding serine incorporator 5 yields MCAPCCLSQLACCCGSAACSLCCGCCPKIKQSTSTRFMYALFFMLVTVTCVIMMSPTVETAVRENIPFYTDMCNKLNAGENCSTLVGYSAVYKVCFGMACFFFLFSVFTIRVRTSTGCRAAVHNGFWFFKFVALLACCAGGFFLPNQDKFLEVWRYVGAFGGFLFIIIQLMLLVQFAHRWNQNWSSGVKYNKIWYAALALVTLVLFSVAVGALVFMIMFYTDPEACFLNKLFLGVNGGLCFVVSLLAISPCIQTFQPTSGLLQSAVISVYVMYLTFSALASKPVEMVERNGKNVTVCVFPYKSGLQSDTNIVTGVGTAILFGCILYSCLISTTKRSSTALQVYRNDMPENERARCCFCCADDTEDYDDEKTAGGQNVKYDERDGTIYSYCYFHFVFFLGSLYVMMTVTNWFHYENAKIERLLEGSWSVFWIKMASCWLCLFLYMWTLVVPMLFPKRFHA; encoded by the exons ATGTGTGCGCCGTGTTGTCTGTCTCAG CTGGCCTGCTGCTGTGGATCGGCTGCCTGCTCCCTGTGCTGCGGCTGCTGTCCCAAGATCAAACAGTCCACCTCCACACGCTTCATGTACGCCCTCTTCTTCATGTTGGTCACGGTGACCTGTGTCATCATGATGTCCCCCACTGTGGAGACGGCAGTGCGAGAAAAT ATTCCTTTCTACACCGACATGTGTAATAAGCTGAATGCGGGGGAGAACTGCAGTACTCTAGTGGGCTATTCGGCCGTGTATAAAGTCTGTTTCGGCATGGCCTGCTTTTTCTTCTTATTCTCTGTGTTCACCATTCGTGTGCGAACCAGCACAGGATGCCGGGCAGCTGTTCACAACGG GTTTTGGTTCTTTAAGTTTGTGGCTTTGCTGGCCTGCTGTGCAGGCGGATTTTTTCTCCCAAATCAAGACAAGTTTCTAGAAG tcTGGCGTTATGTGGGGGCTTTCGGAGGTTTTctcttcatcatcatccagtTGATGCTTCTCGTTCAGTTTGCCCACAGATGGAATCAAAACTG GAGCTCAGGGGTCAAGTATAATAAAATCTGGTATGCAGCGCTGGCTCTGGTCACACTGGTGCTGTTCTCCGTGGCAGTGGGAGCCCTGGTGTTTATGATCATGTTTTATACAGACCCAGAGGCCTGCTTTCTTAACAAGCTCTTCCTGGGTGTCAACGGAGGCCTGTGCTTCGTCGTGTCTCTGCTGGCTATCTCACCCTGCATTCAGACCT TCCAGCCCACCTCAGGTCTGCTGCAGTCCGCGGTCATCTCCGTCTACGTCATGTACCTCACTTTCTCCGCACTCGCCAGCAAACCCGTTGAAA TGGTGGAACGAAATGGAAAAAATGTCACCGTCTGCGTCTTTCCCTACAAATCAGGACTGCAAAGCGACACGAACATAGTGACGGGTGTCGGCACGGCCATCCTGTTTGGCTGTATACTCTATTCTTG TTTGATCTCCACCACCAAGAGGAGCTCAACAGCATTGCAGGTGTACAGGAACGATATGCCTGAAAATGAG agaGCACGCTGCTGCTTCTGCTGTGCTGATGATACAG aggACTATGATGATGAGAAGACTGCTGGAGGGCAGAATGTGAAGTATGATGAGAGAGACGGCACAATCTACAGCTACTGCTAtttccattttgttttctttcttggcTCCCTCTACGTCATGATGACTGTAACCAACTGGTTTCA TTATGAGAATGCAAAGATCGAGAGGCTGCTGGAGGGGAGCTGGTCAGTGTTCTGGATCAAGATGGCATCCTGTTGGCTATGTTTATTTCTGTACATGTGGACCCTGGTGGTCCCCATGCTCTTCCCAAAGAGATTCCATGCCTAG